The sequence GTGCTGCACGCCGGGCTGGCGCTGGCCGCGACCGTGCTGCTGGCCCCGGTGTTCCACCCCTGGTACGCGATCTGGCCGCTCGCCGTCCTGGCCGCCACCCTGCGCCCGGACACCCGCTGGCTGGCCGCCCCGTGCGCGGTGGCGGCCGCCCTCTGCCTTCCCGACGGATACAACCTGGCCCTCGCCACCAAGGCGCAGGGCGCCGTCGGCATGACCGTGCTCGCCGGTTTTCTAGCGTGGAAAGTGCTGCATGAAGCGAATCGTGACCCTGATCATCTCGGCGCTGGCGGCAGCGGGGCTGGTCCTCGTCGCCGAGTCCCGTAACGAGTTCTTCGACTCGAAGGTCTACTACGGGGCGGTGCAGTACTGGTTCCGCGACGGCGGGATGGTCTACGACTGGCTGCGGGTGGACACCCCGTACGGCTTCACCTACCCGCCGTTCGCCGGCCTGGTGATGTCGCCGATGGCGGTCCTGCCGTTCCCGATGGTGGTGGTGCTCGCCTCGATCGGCACCGTGGTCACCGCCGGGCTGCTGGTCTGGTGGCTGGCCGGGCCGCTGCTGCGCCGGTCCGGCCAGCCGCTGTGGTTCGCCTTCGGGATCGCCCTGTGCGTCGTGATGAGCTTCGAGCCGGTCCGCGAGACGTTCAGCTTCGGCCAGGTCAACATGCTGTTGCTGACCGTGGTGGCCGCGGACATGCTGTTCGGCGTGGCCCGCGGCAGGTGGTGGGCCGGCGCGGGGATCGGCCTGGCCACCGCGGTCAAGCTGACCCCGGGCGTGTTCATCCTGTACCTGCTGGTCACCCGGCGCTGGCGGGAGGCCGGCACCGCGATCGGCGCGGCCACCGGGGCGACCGTGCTGGCCGGGGCGCTGTTCCCGGACGAGTCCCGGGAGTTCTGGACCTCGGCGCTGTGGGACACCAACCGGGTCGGATCGCTGTCGTTCCTGTCCAACCAGTCCGAGCGGGGGATGCTCGCCCGCCTGCCGCTGGACGCGGTCGAGTCCAAGGTGTGGGCGGTGTGTGTGCTGCTCACGCTGGCCGGTTGGGCGTGGCGGCTGTGGCGGGCGCCGGACGACGTGGTCGGCGGCCTGGCGCTGACCGGCGTGCTGGGCTGCCTGATCAGCCCGGTCACCTGGATCCATCACTGCGTCTGGCTGATCCCGGCGCTGATCCGCTGCCTGGCGACACTGTGGACGGCGGCCGACCGGCGCCCGGCCTACCTGGCGATCGCCGCGTACCTGCTGATGACCTCGCACCTGACCTGGGTCTGGGAGAACCGCCCGCGGCCGCCGCTGGAGCTGCTGGGCAGCAACATCTATGTCTGGTTCAGCCTGGCCCTGCTGATCTGGACACCGGTCGGCGCGCGGCGCCCGGCCGCCGTCCAACCGGAGCGGATCCTGGCGTAGCCCGGTCGCCGGCCCGCGGCCGGGCACCGCGGCTCATCGGCCCGGCCCGGCAGGTTTCCGGTCCGAGCCGGGGCGCGGGGCACGCTGGCACACTTGGCCGGGTGGAGTTCGAGGTGCTGCCCGGAACCCGCGGCCTGACCCTGGACCAGGTCGCGCACGTGCTGGTGCCCGGCCGCGGCCGGGACGCCACCGGCCTCGGCCTCACCCCGGCGGCGGCGGCCCGCGTGGCGGTCGCCGCCTCGCTGTACCGGCGGATCGGCGCCCGCGGCGGCCGCATCGTCTGCTCCGGTTACAAGTCCCCGGCCGACGGCAAGGGCCCGCCGTGGACCACGCCGGAGGCGGTCGGCGAGGTCTTCCGCGGCCGGCCGGAAGCCGACGCGATGCGGTCCGAGCTGGTCGCGCTCGGCATCGACCCCGATCGCGTACGACCGGAGCGCCGCTCCATCGACACCGTGACGAACCTGATCCGCTCCGAGCACGAGGGCCACTTCGGCGACCCGCGCCCGGTGGCGATCGTCTCCCAGCGCGCCCACCTGCACCGCATCCTGGCGGTGATCGCACCCCGGGCGTTGCGCCGCCCGTACCTCGGCGTGGTGGTCCCGGAGCCGGTCGAGGTCGGTGAGCACCCGCTCACCGCCGCGTTCAGCCTGCTGATCGCGTCCGCCCTGCCCCGTGACCCGGCCCGGGCGATCAGCACCGCCCACCGTCGCGCCAGTCACCTCTGGCAGACCGCGCACCTGCTCGGCAAACGCACCTACCACTGACCGCGCTTGCCACCCAGGACGTCGAGGAAGGTCACCTCGGTCGCGGCGAGATACCGCTCCCGCTCGGCGAGGAAACGGCGGGTGTGCGGCTGCCGCTCGTGCGCCTCGAACGCGGCGCGGTCCGCGTACAGCTCGTAGAAGACCCGGACGAGCGGCTCACCCGGAACGCCGTGCACGACGTACGCCAGCGTCTGCGGCTCGCTCTCCCGGATCCCGGCGGCGGTCCGCGCGACCAGCTCGTCGAACCCCTGAGCGGCTTGCTCGTCACGCAGCACGAACCGCACGACCAGCCCGAAACCCTCGCTCATCGCCATCCCTCCAGCCGGCCGTCGTTCCCCGGATCATAGGCACGCGGCGGCACGCTCACGTGCATCAGCCGTGTCCCGCCGCGTTGAGGCGATGGCTGTCCAGGTGATGCCGTGCTCGGCGGGGATCGGCACGGCTTCGAGGTGATCAATCGACGCGTCGATGTCGGCTTCCGCCGACATACGTGCTGTCGGGATCCGGGCCCGTGGCGACACCCCACGCCTGATCCGCCGGCCACCACAGGCTCGCGGATCCGGCGCGCTCCGGATCGGGCGGGACCGTGGCCGCCGCTATCGGGCCGGAGAGCAGCGCCATCTCGCGGTCCCGGAGTAGGCGGCCAGAACGCGGCGAGCCATCGACCGCGCCCGGGTGGGGTGGTCGATGGCTCGCCGGTGGTTCCGATCCGGCCCGGGGATCCGCCGCAGCGGGTCCGGGCTGGAGGGCGGTGTGTCAGACGTTGTAGTACATCTCGAACTCGTGCGGCGTCGGGCGCAGGCGGACCGGGTCGATCTCGTTGGTGCGCTTGTAGTCGATCCAGGTGGAGATCAGGTCGTCGGTGAAGACGCCACCGGCGGTGAGGAAGTCGTGGTCGGCCTCGAGGGAGTTGAGCACGGCGTCCAGCGAGCCGGGCACCTGCTTGACGCTGCCCCACTCCTCCGGCGGCAGGTCGTACAGGTCCTTGTCGATCGGCGCCGGCGGCTCGATCTTGTTCTTGATGCCGTCCAGGCCGGCCATCATCTGGGCGGAGAAGGCCAGGTACGGGTTGGACGACGGGTCCGGCACGCGGAACTCGACGCGCTTGGCCTTCGGGTTGCTGCCGGTCACCGGGATACGGGTGCAGGCGGAGCGGTTGCGCTGCGAGTAGACCAGGTTGACCGGGGCCTCGTAGCCGGGCACCAGGCGCCGGTACGAGTTGACGGTCGGGTTGGTGAACGCCAGCAGCGACGGCGCGTGGTGCAGCAGGCCACCGATGTACCAGCGGGCGGTGTCGGACAGGCCGGCGTAACCGGTCTCGTCGTAGAACAGCGGCTCGCCGCCGAGCCAGAGGCTCTGGTGGGTGTGCATGCCCGAGCCGTTGTCGCCGAACAGCGGCTTCGGCATGAACGTCACGGTCTTGCCGTGCTCCCAGGCGGTGTTCTTGATGATGTACTTGAACAGCTGCATCTGGTCGCCGGCGTGCAGCAGCGTCGAGAACTTGTAGTTGATCTCGGCCTGGCCGGCGGTGCCGACCTCGTGGTGCGAGCGCTCGACGGTGAAACCGCTCTCGATCAGCCGGCGGCACATGGCGTCGCGCAGGTCGGAGTAGTGGTCGACCGGGGAGACCGGGAAGTAGCCGCCCTTGAACGCGGTCTTGTAACCGCGGTTGCCGCCGGCCTCCTCACGGCCCGAGTTCCACGCGCCCTCGATCGAGTCGATGTAGTAGAACGCCTGGTGCGCGGAGGTCTCGTGGCGGATCGAGTCGAAGATGTAGAACTCCGCCTCGGCGCCGAAGTAGGCGGTGTCGGCGATGCCGCTGGACGCCAGGTACGCCTCGGCCTTCTTGGCCACGTTCCGCGGGTCACGCGAGTACGCCTCGCGGGTGAACGGGTCGTGGATGAAGAAGTTCAGCGCCAGGGTCTTCTGCGCGCGGAACGGGTCGACGAAGGCGGTGGCGACGTCCGGCAGCAGCATCATGTCGGACTCGTGGATGGCCTGGAAGCCGCGGATCGAGGACCCGTCGAACGCGAGACCGTCGGTGACCACGCTGTCGTCGAACGACTCCACCGGGATGTTGAAGTGCTGCATCACGCCGGGGAGGTCACAGAAACGTACGTCGACGAACTTGACGTCCTCGTCTTTGAGGTATCGCAGGAGTTCCTCGGGATTGGCGAACACACGTCCTCCTGGCACAGTTTTCCGATACCGGGCGGCATGGGCCGCCACCTGGCAAGGCTGGTCGCGACGTTATGGGTACGGAGTTGCCCCGGCGTATCCCTATTGTTTCCGCCGTGTTACGCAACCGGTTGATCAGGCACGCCCCGAGCGTGAGGCCGACCTGAAGGACCCTATCGCGTAGGCTCGGCGGTCGTGGCAGCTTCCGCGAACGACGCACCCGTGGCCCCGGCCGGCCGGGAACCGGCCGGTGGCGGGCAACGGCTGGTCGCGTTGCTCATCGACTGGGTTCTCTGCCTGCTGCTGGCCAGCCTGTACGCCAGCCCGTACCGGGCGCAGTGGCCGCCGGTCGTGCTGCTGGTCCTGCTGAACACCGTCTTCATCGGGCTGTTCGGCGAGACGCCGGGGATGCGCCTGGCCCGGGTCCGCTGCGTGTCGTACGCCGACGGCGGGGCGATCGGCCTGCTCCGCGGCCTTGGCCGCGCGGTCCTGCTGGCCCTGCTGATCCCCGCGCTGATCGCCGACGCACAGGGCCGGGGAGTGCACGACCGGGTGGCCGGCTCGATCGTGGTCCGGTCCGGCCGGCGCTGACCGGCCTCACCGCTCCGGCCCGAGGATCCGGCCGATCTCCGGCTCCGGCGCCGGTCGCTCGCGCCGGCCGGTCACCACGCCGCCGCCCGGAGTCCACACCTCGAACGCCTGCCGGTCGGTGACCACACCCGGAGCCTCCGGGTCCGCGCCGCGGACCGGCGCCGCCTCGCCGGTGATCCGGGGCCGGCCGGGCTCCGGCGGCCCGGTTCCCGGTCCCGCGGCGCGGCTGCGCAGTCCGTCCGGCACCTCCTCCAACCGGGACACCCGCGACCCGCCGGGCGGCGGGAGCGGCGCGTTCAGCGTGCCGGGACTCGCGCCGGACCGGGCCTGCACGGCCCCGAACGGGTCACCCCAGGCGGCGCCGGACCGGGCCGGCGCGGCCCCGGAAACGTCCCCCCGAGCGGTGCCGACCCGGGCCGGGGCGGCCCCGGACAGGTCATCCCGGACGGTGTCGTCCGGCCGCCGCGCCGGCGGCCGGGCCACAGCCGGATCACCGGGCGGTCCCGGGCGGCTCAGCACCGCAGGCGTGGCGCCGTCCGGTGGGGCGCCGCCGGACGGGACGGAGCGATGCAGCTCCTCGGCGCTGCCGGGGCGACGCCGGCGGTCACCGGCCGGGTTGATCAGCACCGGCGGCGGCGTGCCGCCCGGCGGGCGGCCAGAAGTCGCCGCCGGAGCGCCCGCCGTCCGCGCGTCGCGCTCCGGCTCGCCCCGCCCGCGTCCGCCGGCCCGGCCCGGCGGCAGGCCCGGATCCGCCCCACCCGGATCGCTTCGGCGGCCCGGCGGCGGACCGGGGACGGTCGTGCCTGGATCGCTTCGGCGGCCCGGCGGCGGACCCGGGACGACCGGGCCGGGACCGCCCCGGAGACCCGGCGGCGGACCCGGGACGACCGGGCCGGGACCGCCCCGGAGACCCGGCGACACGCCCGGCTCGGCCGGGCCCGGACCGCCCCGGCGCAGGGTACGGCCGGGTGGCTGGCCGAGGCCCGGTGGTGGCGCCGGCCGCCCGAACGCGGTGCGGGTCAGCTGTCCCGGGTTCGGCAGCAGGGTGCCCGGCGGGACGGACGGCGGTTGCCGGCCGAGGCTGGGCGGGACGACGTCCCGGTCGGCCGGCCCACCCGGCGCCGGGAACAGCGGCGACGGCCCGGGAACCGGGAACAGCGGCGCCGGCCCCGGCGCCGCTGGGAACCGACCCGGCGGCGGACCGGGAACGACGCCCGGGGGCGAAGCCGGCAACCGGCCGGGAAGCTGCCCCGGGAACTGCCCCGGCAGCCGGCCGGGCGGCTCCAGCGGCCGCGTGCCGCCCGGCGCGGCGGGCGCGGACGGCGGGACGACGGGCGGCAGCGCGCCGATCGGCAGCGCGGGCAGCGTGACCGCACCCACGCCCGGCCGGCCGGCCGGGCCGGTGACCGGGGCGTGGCCGGGCTGGTTGAGCACCACGTTCATCGGCTGGAACGGCGGCCCGGCCCCGGCGGTCAGCTCCCGGCTGTACTCCGAGTACTGGTTGGCGTACTTCTGGGCGAGCTCCTGCGCCTGCCGGGTGAACTCCCGCTCGGCCTCGCGCACCTGCTGCTGGATCTGGAACTTCTCGGCGTCGTCCCAGGTGGTGTTCAGCAGGCGGCCGGGGTCGAGCCACTCGCTCAACCGGCCGGCGAGGTCCACCCGCTGCGCGTCCCGCAGCGCCTGCCGGTAGCGGCTCATCAGGTCGTCCATCTCGGCCCGCGACTCCGTCGCGACGTCGGTCAGGTGGCGCAGCGCGGTCAGGTTCCGCTGCGCCGCCTCGATCCAGACGTCCAGGTAGGCCAGCGCCTCGCCCGGGCCCCGCTTCAGGAACATGTCCCGGGCCTGCGGCGACGCCCAGTCCCGCTGCTGCAGCACCCGGCTGTGGTCGAGCAGGTGGCCGCGGTACCGGGTGAGCACCGTGACGGCGTTCTGCCAGTGATCGCCGAGCACCGAGATCCGCTCCGGGTGCGCGTTTGCGATCATCCACGCGATCATCTCGATGGTGAGCGGGTTGTGCTCACCGGGCGCCGGGGTGTAGTCGGACTCGTAGGTCAGTTCCCGGTAGTGCCTCGTCCCGGCGTACGGGCTCACCCCGTAGGCCGGGTCGGCGGTCGCGCCGAAGTACGAGCCGTCCATCGGATCAGCCCTGTCCCTTCCCGGCGAACGGGTCGTACGCCGAGGCCACCGTGCCGGTCGGCGCCGGTGCGCCCTCGGGGGCCGGCCGGTCCTGCCCGGGGGTCAGCGTGCCGGGCGGCCCGTCGCCGTCCGGCACGGCCGGTGCCTCCTGGTAGGTGCGGCCGATCGTCGCGGGCAGGCCGTCCGGGCGGGCCACGGATCTGTCGCCGAAGGCGAACCGCACGTCGTCGAGTGAGGCGGCGGACGTGGCGTCGCCGTCCCGGTAGATGTCGGCGATGGTCTGCGCCGCGGCGCCGATGTTGTGCAACGTCCGGCCCAGCGCGCCGAGGTAGGCGAACAGCTCGGACGCGTTGTTCAGCAGCTGTTGCCGGACCGCGGCGGCCTCGCCGAGCACCCGGCCCTGCCACGCCCGGTGCGGGGCGTCCGTCAGGGGGGTCAGGTGCGGGAGGTCCTCGGCCAGCTCGACCCCGCGGGCGGCGATCAGCCGCGCGTACTCCCGCAGGCCGTCGAGGTCGACGTCGACCGGGGCGGCGTCGCCGGGCCACGGCTGGTCGGTGCTGCGGTACGTCGTCCGGTCGTACGCGTCGGTCCGGTCGCCCATCTGGCGCCTCCTGGTCACCTCATGTGCCGTACCGGCCACCGGGGCGGCCCGGCACGACAGCGGGAACGCGGTGGAGTACAGCCGCGCCGCGGCTCCGGTTCGACGGGGTCCGTGGTGAACCGGACCGGGCCACCGGCGGTACACCGGGGCAGCCCTGCGTCGCGGGGCTCGCATCGACGTTCCGCCGGCTGCTCGCCGAGCGCGCCGGCGCCTGAGGATCGGGGTGAACCACCTTGGCAGGAACTTCCGGCATGGGCCAGGTCCATGCCACGCAGGAACAGCTCAACGCGATGGCGCAGCGCTGCGAGGACACCGGTCAGCACATCTCCCGCGGCATGGCGCAGGTGCTGGACCGGATCCAGGCGCTCGGCGGCGGCGGCTTCCAGGGCGCGGCCAACAACGCGCTGCAGGACGTCTCCCTCCAGCTGAACGACGGCCTGTCGAAGATCATGAACGCGCTGGCGGAGCTGGGCGGCAAGATGACCGGCGCCGCCACCCGGTACGGCACCCAGGACGAGGACGCCGCCCAGTCCATCCGGACCGCGGCCACCGGTGACAGCTCCGTCGTCAGCATCCTGCGCGGCTGAGCGCCCCGAACCAGATCGGAGAGGCCCGACATGAGCATCACCTACAACTTCGGACAGATCAACGACGTGGCCGTGGCCATCGGCACCTTCGAGGGGCAGATGGACCAGCAGCTCAACGACCTGTACACGGCGTTCACCCAGCTGTTCGCCGCGGACTGGACCGGCGCCGCGGGCGAGGCCTGCGACCAGGCCCGGCAGAAGTGGAACCAGGGCGCCACCGAGATCAAGACAGCGCTGGCCAGCGTCGGGATGAGGCTCGGCGCGTCCGCGGAGCGGATGCAGCAGATCGACCAGCAGATCGCCGCCGGGATGTGAGCGGCCGGCCGCCGGCGCCCGGACCGCCGGCATCCCCGCCCGGCTGACGCCGGGCGGGCCGACCTCGGAGGGGTCCCCCGTGCTCACCGCACGCGCAACCGCTGTCCTGCTGGCCGCGGCGCTGCTCACGGTCGCCGCGCCGGTCCGGCAGCCGGCGGCGTACGCCGCCGGCTGCGCCACCGCCGGTCCGGTCGCATCGACCACGGCGTGGCCCCGGTCGATGCTCGCGATCGACGCGGTCGCCGCGTTCACCCGGGGCGGCGGTGTCACGGTCGCGGTCCTGGCCACCGGGGTCCGGGCCGACCACCGGCAGTTCGGCGGCCGGGTGCTGCCCGGCGGTGACGTCACCGGCGGGGCGGGCGCGGCGAACACCGACTGCGCCGGCCTCGGGACCGGAGTGGCCGGGTGATCGCCGCAGGCCCGCCGGACACCGGCCCGGTCACCGGGCTGGCCCCGCGGGCCACCATCCTGCCGGTGCGGGTGGTGGGAGAAAACGCGGCGTCACGGGACCCCGCCGACCCCGCCGACCTGGCCCGTGGGGTGGATCTCGCGCTGCGCGGCGGCGCCGAGGTGATCGTCGTCGCCGCGGCCTCCTACCGCGACAGTCCGTCGCTGCGCGCGGCGGTCGCGGCGGCGGTCGCCCGGGACGTGCCGGTGATCGCCGCGGCCGGGGAGCTCGGCGCGGACCGGGACGGCAACCCGACGCCGTACCCGGCGGCCCACCCGGACGTGATCGGCGTCGGCGCGATCGACCGGGACGGGCGGATCGCCCCCGGGTCGCCGCACGGCGACTACGTCGACCTGGTCGCCCCGGGCGTCGCGGTGCCCACCCTGCAGGGCGGCGACGGCCCGGCGGACGCTCTGGCCGAGGCGGACGGCACGGCGCTGGCCGCGGGTTACGTGGGCGCGACGGCGGCGCTGATCCGCAACCGGCACGGGCGCATGCCGGTCGCCCGGCTGACCCGGCTGCTGACCGCGTCGGCCAGCCCGGCGGCCGGCGGGGACGCGTTCGGCGCCGGGGTGGTCAACCCGTACGCCGCGGTCACCGGGCGGCTCGCCGAGCAGCCGGCGCGGGCCCTGCCGGCGCTGCCCGCGCCGCCCGCGGACCGCACCGGGGCGCAGCACCGGCGGCGGGTGGCCGCCTGCGCCGCGACCGCGGTGGCGGCTGTCGCGGTGGGCGCGGTGCTGCTGGCGGCCGCGGCGCTGCGGCGCAGCCGGCGGCAGGGCTGGCGGCCGGTCCTGGCGGCGCGGCTGCCCACCGACGAGCCGGTCGAGCCGGGGCCGCCGGTCATGCTGCTGGAGCAGCTGGACCGCTTCGGTTGACCGGCCCCGCTGGAGCAGCTGGACCGCTTCGGTTGACCGGCCCCGCTGGAGTAGCCGGACCGCTTCGGTTGACCGGCTCCGCTGGAGCAGCTGGACCGCTCCGGCTGACCGGCCCCGGCTGCGCCGCGGTATCGGACCGGCCGGCCACATCGGCGCCCACCGGCCTGGACCGCGCCGGTCAGCCGGTCGTGACCGCCGGCCGGGACGCCACCGCCGGGTCCAGCGTCACGCCCTGCGGGATCGTGCCGACCAGCGCGGTGGGCACCTCGGTGGCCGCGCCGGCGGGGTACCCGAGCCGGCCCAGCGCGTCCGCGTCCGGGACCGGATGTCGTACCCCGAGGTCGGTCACCAGCTGGAAGCCGCCCGAGCCGGGAACGCGGACCAGGGCGAAACGGCCTCCCGGGACGCCGACCGCGTCGGCCAGCGCCCGCCCACCGGCGGTGCTGCCGGTGGTCGGCACCGCCACCCGGAGAGCTCCGGCCGCGCCACCCACGATGATCGCCGGCGGTTCGGCCGCCGTCCGGGTGACCGCGCAGGCGGTCGTGCCGGCAGCGAGCGCGGCGAGTTGCGGGGCCACCTCCGGCGGCGCTGCCACGGCGTTCCCGGCGGGCGGCTTGACCTGCGGGTTGCCGCTGATCACGGCGACCGGGACGGGGGTGGGCCGGGCCGGGAAGGCGGCGTTCAGCACGGTCTGCTGCAGCGCGGTGACGGCCCGCAGGCCGTCGTCCAGCACCAGATAGAACTGGGTGCGGCCGGCGCCGACCTGGACGGCCAGCACGTCGCCGTTGTCGAAGCCGTCCACCCGCCGCGACGGATCGCCGCGGTTCGGCACCGGCACGGCGGCGATGTCCGCGCCGGCCGGCAGCGCGTTCGACCAGGCCACACCGACCGGGGTGGCCTCGGCCGCGCCGAACAGCGCCGGCAGGGTGACCGCCGGGTCCCGGATCCGGTGCCGGAAGCCGTGCCAGACGAGCTGGATGTCGTCGCCGCGCGGGTCGCTCACCAGCAGGCCGCGCTCGCCGAGGGCGGCGCCGGCCGGGCCCGGCGAGCCGACCAGCAGCGCCGACGCCGGGTCACCGCCCGGCGCCGCGCACATCGCCCAGGGCAGGCCGACCCGCTGACCGGCGGCGGGCAGCGACGCCGGCGCGTTCGGGATGCCGATGGTCACCCCGCGCGGCACCCCGGCCAGCGCCTTGGCGGCGATCCGGTGAACCGCGGGATTCTGCCGGCCGGCGGCGAGCTTGGCCGAGGTGAGGTTCAGCGCCGGGTTGAGCCGGCCGCCCAGGTAGACGAAGCTGGCGCCGGACTCCCGCTCGACGACCACCGAGCCGTCGCTCCTCCACCGGTTGTCGCCGACCCTGGTCAGCAGGCCGTAGACGCCGAACCCGGCGGCGATCAGGACCGCCACCATCAGCCCGGCGAACAGCGCGCCGGCGCCGCGGCGCAGCGGGGACTGCGCCGGGTCGGTCTCGCGCATCACGAAGGCGGAGACCACCCGCTGGTTCCGGAACTGGTACGACTGCAACTGGTCACGACGCGAGGCCATGCCGCCTCACCCGCCGATCGAGGAGAACAGCCCGCGGATGTCGTCGAAGACACCCGTCACCGCGCAGGCCAGCGGGATCAGCGCCAGGACGGCGAGCACGTCCAGCAGGTCGGCGGCCCGGCCCAGGTAGGGCGAGGGCGGCCGGCGGCTGTAGACGACCGCGGCGCTCAGCGCGACCGCGCCGGCCAGCACCGCGCCGGCCAGCACCAGCAGGCCCGGGACGGCGCCGGCCAGGACCGCCCCGACGCCCAGCACGGCCGACCCGGCGACCCCGGCGACCAGCAGCGGGCCGCGCTGCCGCGGCGTGGCCAGCAGCCGGGCCCGCAGCAGCAGCGCGGTCACCGCCGCCGCGATCAGCAGCGTCGCGGACGTGTCCGGGCCGGTCCAGCCGAGGTGCAGGATCGCCACGACGCTGCTGAACGCGGCGGCCAGCAGCAGGCCGGTGAGCACCTCGTCGGCGCGCACCACGGCGGCGAAGACGTCCGCGCGGCGCGGCATCGGCTCGTCCTTGAGGATCTCCTCGGCGCGGCCGGGCAGCTGCGGGAACGGCAGCCGGCCGAGCCAGGCGGCCAGCACCGGGTAACCGGGGAGCAGGCCGATCGCCGCGGTCAGGGCGGCCCCGGCCGCGCCGTCCGGGGACACCCCGGCCAGCGCGAGCAGGGCGGCCAGCAGCCCGGTCACGGCGGTCGCGGCGCCGGCCACGAAGAGCCGGGGCAGCGCGGCCACCCCGGCGTGCCCGAGCACGCTGAGCACCAGCAGCGCCGCAGAGCCGAGCAGCAGGGCCGGGGCGCCGATGCCGAGCCGCCCGGCGCCGGACGTGCCCAACAGCCAGGCGCCGCCGAAGAACGCGTACGGCAGGCCGGTGGCGGCGACCACCGCGCCGGCGCCCGCGTCGGCGAACGCCCGGGACAGCAGGATGCCGGCCACCGCCAGGGCGAGGGCCACGGCCAGCGCGACGGCCGCCGCGACGCCCCGGGCCGGGCCGCCGAGCACCAGTCCGGACAGGCCGGTCAGCAGCGCGGTGGCGAAGACGGCCAGGCCGCCGCGGCGGGTC is a genomic window of Actinoplanes teichomyceticus ATCC 31121 containing:
- a CDS encoding glycosyltransferase 87 family protein; protein product: MKRIVTLIISALAAAGLVLVAESRNEFFDSKVYYGAVQYWFRDGGMVYDWLRVDTPYGFTYPPFAGLVMSPMAVLPFPMVVVLASIGTVVTAGLLVWWLAGPLLRRSGQPLWFAFGIALCVVMSFEPVRETFSFGQVNMLLLTVVAADMLFGVARGRWWAGAGIGLATAVKLTPGVFILYLLVTRRWREAGTAIGAATGATVLAGALFPDESREFWTSALWDTNRVGSLSFLSNQSERGMLARLPLDAVESKVWAVCVLLTLAGWAWRLWRAPDDVVGGLALTGVLGCLISPVTWIHHCVWLIPALIRCLATLWTAADRRPAYLAIAAYLLMTSHLTWVWENRPRPPLELLGSNIYVWFSLALLIWTPVGARRPAAVQPERILA
- a CDS encoding YdcF family protein — protein: MEFEVLPGTRGLTLDQVAHVLVPGRGRDATGLGLTPAAAARVAVAASLYRRIGARGGRIVCSGYKSPADGKGPPWTTPEAVGEVFRGRPEADAMRSELVALGIDPDRVRPERRSIDTVTNLIRSEHEGHFGDPRPVAIVSQRAHLHRILAVIAPRALRRPYLGVVVPEPVEVGEHPLTAAFSLLIASALPRDPARAISTAHRRASHLWQTAHLLGKRTYH
- a CDS encoding putative quinol monooxygenase, which codes for MSEGFGLVVRFVLRDEQAAQGFDELVARTAAGIRESEPQTLAYVVHGVPGEPLVRVFYELYADRAAFEAHERQPHTRRFLAERERYLAATEVTFLDVLGGKRGQW
- the glnA gene encoding type I glutamate--ammonia ligase; the encoded protein is MFANPEELLRYLKDEDVKFVDVRFCDLPGVMQHFNIPVESFDDSVVTDGLAFDGSSIRGFQAIHESDMMLLPDVATAFVDPFRAQKTLALNFFIHDPFTREAYSRDPRNVAKKAEAYLASSGIADTAYFGAEAEFYIFDSIRHETSAHQAFYYIDSIEGAWNSGREEAGGNRGYKTAFKGGYFPVSPVDHYSDLRDAMCRRLIESGFTVERSHHEVGTAGQAEINYKFSTLLHAGDQMQLFKYIIKNTAWEHGKTVTFMPKPLFGDNGSGMHTHQSLWLGGEPLFYDETGYAGLSDTARWYIGGLLHHAPSLLAFTNPTVNSYRRLVPGYEAPVNLVYSQRNRSACTRIPVTGSNPKAKRVEFRVPDPSSNPYLAFSAQMMAGLDGIKNKIEPPAPIDKDLYDLPPEEWGSVKQVPGSLDAVLNSLEADHDFLTAGGVFTDDLISTWIDYKRTNEIDPVRLRPTPHEFEMYYNV
- a CDS encoding RDD family protein encodes the protein MAASANDAPVAPAGREPAGGGQRLVALLIDWVLCLLLASLYASPYRAQWPPVVLLVLLNTVFIGLFGETPGMRLARVRCVSYADGGAIGLLRGLGRAVLLALLIPALIADAQGRGVHDRVAGSIVVRSGRR
- a CDS encoding WXG100 family type VII secretion target, yielding MGQVHATQEQLNAMAQRCEDTGQHISRGMAQVLDRIQALGGGGFQGAANNALQDVSLQLNDGLSKIMNALAELGGKMTGAATRYGTQDEDAAQSIRTAATGDSSVVSILRG
- a CDS encoding WXG100 family type VII secretion target, which gives rise to MSITYNFGQINDVAVAIGTFEGQMDQQLNDLYTAFTQLFAADWTGAAGEACDQARQKWNQGATEIKTALASVGMRLGASAERMQQIDQQIAAGM
- a CDS encoding S8 family serine peptidase, with product MIAAGPPDTGPVTGLAPRATILPVRVVGENAASRDPADPADLARGVDLALRGGAEVIVVAAASYRDSPSLRAAVAAAVARDVPVIAAAGELGADRDGNPTPYPAAHPDVIGVGAIDRDGRIAPGSPHGDYVDLVAPGVAVPTLQGGDGPADALAEADGTALAAGYVGATAALIRNRHGRMPVARLTRLLTASASPAAGGDAFGAGVVNPYAAVTGRLAEQPARALPALPAPPADRTGAQHRRRVAACAATAVAAVAVGAVLLAAAALRRSRRQGWRPVLAARLPTDEPVEPGPPVMLLEQLDRFG
- the eccB gene encoding type VII secretion protein EccB — its product is MASRRDQLQSYQFRNQRVVSAFVMRETDPAQSPLRRGAGALFAGLMVAVLIAAGFGVYGLLTRVGDNRWRSDGSVVVERESGASFVYLGGRLNPALNLTSAKLAAGRQNPAVHRIAAKALAGVPRGVTIGIPNAPASLPAAGQRVGLPWAMCAAPGGDPASALLVGSPGPAGAALGERGLLVSDPRGDDIQLVWHGFRHRIRDPAVTLPALFGAAEATPVGVAWSNALPAGADIAAVPVPNRGDPSRRVDGFDNGDVLAVQVGAGRTQFYLVLDDGLRAVTALQQTVLNAAFPARPTPVPVAVISGNPQVKPPAGNAVAAPPEVAPQLAALAAGTTACAVTRTAAEPPAIIVGGAAGALRVAVPTTGSTAGGRALADAVGVPGGRFALVRVPGSGGFQLVTDLGVRHPVPDADALGRLGYPAGAATEVPTALVGTIPQGVTLDPAVASRPAVTTG
- the eccD gene encoding type VII secretion integral membrane protein EccD, whose amino-acid sequence is MTTPGGSSLARVTIAAPTRRLDLALPDNMLVGELLPHLLRHAEGALGEPAGHQGGWVLRRATGAALEPHRNLAAQGVRDGELLHLKPAREDWPEPAYDDVVEVIASGARRAGRSWGPAATRRGGLAVFATALLTGLSGLVLGGPARGVAAAVALAVALALAVAGILLSRAFADAGAGAVVAATGLPYAFFGGAWLLGTSGAGRLGIGAPALLLGSAALLVLSVLGHAGVAALPRLFVAGAATAVTGLLAALLALAGVSPDGAAGAALTAAIGLLPGYPVLAAWLGRLPFPQLPGRAEEILKDEPMPRRADVFAAVVRADEVLTGLLLAAAFSSVVAILHLGWTGPDTSATLLIAAAVTALLLRARLLATPRQRGPLLVAGVAGSAVLGVGAVLAGAVPGLLVLAGAVLAGAVALSAAVVYSRRPPSPYLGRAADLLDVLAVLALIPLACAVTGVFDDIRGLFSSIGG